From Capra hircus breed San Clemente chromosome 1, ASM170441v1, whole genome shotgun sequence, the proteins below share one genomic window:
- the U2SURP gene encoding U2 snRNP-associated SURP motif-containing protein isoform X4: MLPCYHHLKTRRILRRNLLALIHRMIEFVVREGPMFEAMIMNREINNPMFRFLFENQTPAHVYYRWKLYSILQGDSPTKWRTEDFRMFKNGSFWRPPPLNPYLHGMSEEQETEAFVEEPSKKGALKEEQRDKLEEILRGLTPRKNDIGDAMVFCLNNAEAAEEIVDCITESLSILKTPLPKKIARLYLVSDVLYNSSAKVANASYYRKFFETKLCQIFSDLNATYRTIQGHLQSENFKQRVMTCFRAWEDWAIYPEPFLIKLQNIFLGLVNIIEEKEAEDVPDDLDGAPIEEELDGAPLEDVDGIPIDATPIDDLDGVPIKSLDDDLDGVPLDATEDSKKNEPIFKVAPSKWEAVDESELEAQAVTTSKWELFDQHEESEEEENQNQEEESEDEEDTQSSKSEEHHLYSNPIKEEMTESKFSKYSEMSEEKRAKLREIELKVMKFQDELESGKRPKKAGQSFQEQVEHYRDKLLQREKEKELERERERDKKDKEKLESRSKDKKEKDECTPTRKERKRRHSTSPSPSRSSSGRRVKSPSPKSERSERSERSHKESSRSRSSHKDSPRDVSKKAKRSPSGSRTPKRSRRSRSRSPKKSGKKSRSQSRSPHRSHKKSKKNKH, encoded by the exons ATGCTCCCATGTTACCACCACCTAAAAACAAGGAGGATTTTGagaag GAATTTGCTCGCCCTGATACATCGAATGATAGAGTTTGTTGTACGTGAAGGGCCAATGTTTGAAGCTATGATTATGAACAGAGAGATCAACAATCCTATGTTCag attctTGTTTGAAAACCAGACACCAGCCCATGTTTACTATAGGTGGAAGCTTTATTCTATTCTCCAG GGAGATTCACCAACTAAGTGGAGGACGGAAGATTTTCGTATGTTCAAAAATGGATCTTTTTGGAGGCCACCACCATTAAATCCATATCTGCATGGAATGTCAGAAGAGCAGGAAACAGAAGCTTTTGTAGAGGAGCCAAGTAAAAAGGGAGCACTTAAGGaaga ACAGAGAGACAAATTAGAAGAAATTCTGCGGGGGCTAACTCCAAGGAAAAATGATATTGGAGATGCAATGGTTTTCTGTCTTaataatgctgaagctgctgAAGAAATAGTGGATTGCATTACTGAGTCCTTGTCCATCTTAAAGACACCCCTTCCCAAAAAG ATTGCCAGATTATATTTGGTTTCTGATGTTTTATACAACTCTTCAGCCAAAGTTGCCAATGCTTCCTATTATAGAAAATT TTTTGAAACAAAGTTGTGTCAGATATTTTCAGACCTCAATGCTACCTATCGTACAATTCAAGGCCATTTACAGTCTGAAAACTTTAAG CAACGGGTAATGACCTGCTTTAGAGCATGGGAAGATTGGGCAATTTATCCAGAACCATTTTTGATCaaactacaaaatattttcttaggaCTTGTAAATATTATTGAAGAAAAGGAAGCAGAG GATGTACCAGATGACCTTGATGGTGCCCCCATTGAGGAAGAGCTGGATGGTGCCCCTCTAGAAGATGtggatggaattcctattgatgCTACTCCTATTGATGACCTTGATGGAGTCCCTATAAAGAGCCTTGATGATGATCTTGATGGAGTGCCTT tgGATGCAACTGAAGATTCAAAGAAGAATGAGCCTATATTTAAAGTTGCCCCGTCAAAATGGGAAGCTGTAGATGAATCTGAATTGGAAGCACAGG CTGTAACAACTTCTAAATGGGAGTTATTTGACCAGCATGAAGaatcagaagaagaagaaaatcaaaa TcaagaagaagaaagtgaagatgaagaaGATACTCAGAGTTCCAAATCTGAAGAACATCATTTGTACTCTAATCcaatcaaagaggaaatgactGAGTCCAAGTTCTCTAAGTACTCTGAAATGAGTGAGGAGAAACGAGCTAAACTCCGTGAAATCGAG CTCAAAGTTATGAAGTTTCAAGATGAATTGGAATCtggaaaaagacctaaaaaaGCAGGCCAGAGCTTTCAGGAACAAGTAGAACACTACAGAGATAAACTTCTTCAGCGA gagaaagagaaggaattagAGAGAGAGCGAGAAAGAGATAAGAAGGATAAAGAAAAACTGGAATCTCGATCCAAAGACAAGAAGGAGAAAGATGAATGTACTCCAACAAGGAAAGAAAG GAAAAGGCGACACAGTACGTCCCCTAGCCCATCTCGCAGTAGCAGTGGTAGACGAGTGAAATCCCCATCACCAAAATCGGAGCGATCAGAGCGTTCAGAAAGATCTCATAAAGAGAGCTCACGGTCCAGGTCATCTCACAAAGATTCTCCTAGAGATGTTAGCAAAAAGGCCAAAAG aTCTCCATCTGGTTCAAGGACACCTAAAAGATCTAGGCGATCACGGTCTAGATCCCCTAAAAAATCAGGGAAGAAATCCAGATCCCAGTCCCGATCTCCACACAGGTCTcataaaaagtcaaagaaaaacaaacactga